One region of Moraxella sp. ZY210820 genomic DNA includes:
- a CDS encoding AraC family transcriptional regulator, whose protein sequence is MTQPTDASILLRLAYQAIRKANLPVDEILLKAGITLNQMDSKIRTPISTQLAFWGALEEITGDPDIGLHLGEHLPLYRGQVIEHLFVSSGTFGEGLRRALAYQRLISDSFQAQLVVEDGLCYLTNGLQSSPNTKINRCFSESAMCGILRFFKFITEGYFQPTFIEFNFEQGASDEEYLRVYECPVSLGQKETRLYFDSSILNYELWQAEPELLQLHEQLALEKLQELARYDLVDDVRRVIGASLESGETTLETVAKQLNMTPRRLRSQLSEADTSFQQILSGYRCRLAKKLLANSNESVEEIVYLTGFSEPSTFYRAFKRWTNETPVEYRKRKQSQSL, encoded by the coding sequence ATGACTCAACCAACCGATGCATCTATTTTACTACGTCTCGCCTATCAAGCTATACGCAAGGCAAATTTACCAGTCGATGAAATTTTACTCAAAGCAGGTATTACTTTAAATCAAATGGACAGTAAAATTCGCACCCCTATCTCCACACAATTAGCATTTTGGGGAGCATTGGAAGAGATTACTGGCGACCCTGATATAGGCTTACATCTAGGCGAACATTTGCCATTATATCGTGGACAAGTAATTGAGCATTTATTCGTCAGTAGTGGTACTTTTGGCGAAGGTTTACGCCGTGCTTTGGCTTATCAACGTTTAATTAGTGATTCATTTCAAGCACAATTGGTCGTAGAAGATGGTTTATGCTACCTGACTAATGGCTTACAATCATCGCCAAATACGAAAATTAATCGCTGTTTTTCTGAAAGTGCCATGTGTGGTATTTTAAGATTTTTTAAATTTATTACTGAAGGTTATTTCCAGCCTACTTTTATCGAATTTAATTTTGAGCAAGGGGCAAGCGATGAAGAATATCTGCGTGTTTACGAATGCCCTGTCAGTTTAGGACAAAAAGAAACTCGTTTGTATTTTGATAGCAGTATTTTAAACTACGAATTATGGCAGGCAGAGCCTGAATTATTACAATTACATGAGCAATTAGCACTTGAAAAACTACAAGAATTAGCACGCTATGATTTAGTTGATGATGTCCGCCGTGTAATTGGTGCAAGTTTAGAAAGTGGAGAAACTACTTTGGAAACAGTTGCCAAACAATTAAACATGACACCACGCCGTTTACGTTCGCAACTTAGCGAAGCAGATACAAGTTTTCAGCAAATTTTATCAGGCTATCGTTGTAGATTAGCCAAAAAATTATTGGCAAACAGCAATGAAAGTGTTGAAGAAATCGTCTATTTAACAGGTTTTTCTGAACCAAGCACCTTTTATCGAGCCTTTAAACGTTGGACAAATGAAACACCTGTAGAAT
- the infA gene encoding translation initiation factor IF-1, which produces MASKEDLLEFEGVVTETLPNTMFRVRLENGHEVIAHISGKMRKHYIRILTGDSVKVEMTPYDLTKGRITYRAR; this is translated from the coding sequence ATGGCCAGTAAAGAAGATTTATTAGAATTTGAAGGCGTTGTTACAGAAACGTTGCCAAATACTATGTTCCGTGTACGTTTAGAAAACGGTCATGAAGTGATTGCTCATATTTCGGGTAAAATGCGTAAACACTATATCCGTATTTTAACAGGGGATAGTGTAAAGGTAGAAATGACCCCATACGATTTGACCAAAGGGCGTATTACTTACCGTGCACGTTAA